One genomic window of Pseudomonas chlororaphis subsp. piscium includes the following:
- a CDS encoding extracellular solute-binding protein: MFDKNNKLRHSVSLAAMLALSGLSATAWADAYEDAAKKWIGSEFKPSTLTAEQQLEELKWFIKASEPFRGMKINVVSETIATHEYESKVLAKAFSEITGIKLTHDLLQEGDVVEKLQTQMQSDKNIYDGWVNDSDLIGTHFRYGKTESITDLMANEGKDYTSPTLDIKDFIGISFTTAPDGKIYQLPDQQFANLYWFRADWFERADLKAKFKEKYGYELGVPVNWSAYEDIAKFFSEDVKEIDGKRVYGHMDYGKKDPSLGWRFTDAWFSMAGGGDKGLPNGLPVDEWGIRVEDCHPVGSSVTRGGDTNGPAAVFATTKYVDWMKKYAPPEAAGMTFSESGPVPSQGNIAQQIFWYTAFTADMTKPGLAVMNADGTPKWRMAPSPRGPYWEEGMKLGYQDVGSWTFMKSTPEKQKLAAWLYAQFVTSKTVSLKKTIVGLTPIRESDINSQAMTDLAPKLGGLVEFYRSPARVQWTPTGTNVPDYPRLAQLWWSHIAEAASGEKTPQQALDGLAKDQDAIMTRLERSKAQATCAPKMNPERDAQYWFDQPGAPKPKLANEKPKGETVSYNELLKSWEAARK, translated from the coding sequence ATGTTCGACAAAAACAATAAGCTGCGACATAGCGTTTCATTGGCGGCCATGCTGGCACTGAGCGGCTTGAGCGCGACGGCCTGGGCCGACGCCTATGAGGACGCCGCGAAAAAATGGATCGGCAGCGAGTTCAAGCCATCCACCCTGACCGCGGAACAACAGCTGGAAGAGCTGAAGTGGTTCATCAAGGCGTCCGAGCCGTTTCGCGGGATGAAGATCAACGTGGTCTCGGAAACCATCGCCACCCATGAATACGAGTCCAAGGTGCTGGCCAAGGCCTTCAGTGAAATCACCGGGATCAAGCTGACCCACGACCTGCTGCAGGAAGGCGACGTGGTGGAGAAGCTGCAGACCCAGATGCAGTCGGACAAGAATATCTATGACGGCTGGGTCAACGACTCCGACCTGATCGGCACGCACTTCCGTTATGGCAAGACCGAATCCATCACCGACCTGATGGCCAACGAGGGCAAGGACTACACCTCGCCGACCCTGGACATCAAGGACTTCATCGGTATCTCCTTCACCACCGCGCCGGACGGCAAGATCTATCAGCTGCCCGACCAGCAGTTCGCCAACCTGTACTGGTTCCGCGCCGACTGGTTCGAGCGGGCCGACCTGAAAGCCAAGTTCAAGGAGAAGTACGGCTACGAGCTGGGTGTGCCGGTGAACTGGTCGGCTTATGAGGACATCGCCAAGTTCTTCAGCGAAGACGTCAAGGAGATCGACGGCAAGCGGGTCTACGGGCATATGGACTACGGCAAGAAGGACCCGTCCCTGGGCTGGCGCTTCACCGATGCCTGGTTCTCCATGGCCGGCGGCGGCGACAAGGGCTTGCCCAACGGCTTGCCGGTGGACGAGTGGGGGATCCGCGTCGAGGATTGCCATCCGGTGGGCTCCAGCGTGACCCGCGGCGGCGACACCAACGGTCCGGCGGCGGTGTTCGCCACCACCAAATACGTGGACTGGATGAAAAAATACGCGCCACCGGAAGCGGCAGGCATGACCTTCTCCGAATCCGGGCCGGTGCCGTCCCAGGGCAATATCGCCCAGCAGATCTTCTGGTACACCGCCTTCACCGCCGACATGACCAAGCCGGGCCTGGCGGTGATGAACGCCGACGGCACGCCGAAATGGCGCATGGCGCCGTCGCCGCGTGGACCGTACTGGGAGGAGGGCATGAAGCTGGGCTATCAGGACGTGGGGTCCTGGACCTTCATGAAGTCCACCCCGGAGAAACAGAAACTCGCGGCCTGGCTCTATGCCCAGTTCGTGACCTCGAAAACCGTGTCGCTGAAGAAAACCATCGTCGGCCTGACGCCGATCCGCGAGTCGGACATCAATTCCCAGGCGATGACCGACCTGGCGCCGAAACTCGGTGGCCTGGTGGAGTTCTATCGCAGCCCGGCCCGTGTGCAGTGGACGCCGACCGGCACCAACGTGCCGGACTATCCACGCCTGGCTCAGCTGTGGTGGAGCCATATCGCCGAAGCGGCCAGCGGCGAGAAAACCCCGCAACAGGCACTCGATGGCCTGGCCAAGGACCAGGACGCGATCATGACCCGGCTCGAGCGTTCAAAAGCCCAGGCCACCTGCGCCCCGAAAATGAACCCCGAGCGCGACGCGCAATACTGGTTCGACCAACCGGGCGCGCCGAAACCGAAACTGGCCAACGAGAAACCCAAGGGCGAGACCGTGAGCTACAACGAACTGCTCAAGTCGTGGGAGGCGGCGCGCAAGTAA
- a CDS encoding helix-turn-helix domain-containing protein produces MKRDIFSELVEGFDALAKERQGKLTLRTHKVKLNALLPITAEEVLAVREQLNLSRSVFAMYLRTNTRTLENWEQGRAKPNAQATILIRLVQRFPDTVERLAALA; encoded by the coding sequence ATGAAACGTGACATCTTTTCCGAACTGGTCGAAGGTTTCGACGCCCTGGCCAAAGAGCGCCAAGGCAAGCTCACGCTGCGCACCCACAAGGTCAAGCTGAACGCACTGCTACCGATCACCGCCGAAGAAGTGCTGGCCGTGCGCGAGCAGCTGAACCTGTCCAGATCGGTATTTGCCATGTACCTGCGCACCAATACTCGAACCCTGGAGAACTGGGAGCAAGGACGCGCAAAACCCAACGCCCAGGCCACCATCCTGATCCGCCTGGTACAGCGTTTTCCCGATACGGTGGAGCGGCTGGCAGCACTGGCCTGA
- a CDS encoding carbohydrate ABC transporter permease: protein MNKVQNNKAWWLVLPVFLLVAFSAVIPMMTVVNYSVQDIFDQSSRYFVGADWYRQVLLDPRLHDSLLRQFIYSACVLLIEIPLGIAIALTMPSKGRWSSVVLIILAIPLLIPWNVVGTIWQIFGRADIGLMGSALNALGIDYNYAANTMDAWVTVLVMDVWHWTSLVALLCYSGLRAIPDVYYQAARIDRASNWAVFRHIQLPKMKSVLLIAVMLRFMDSFMIYTEPFVLTGGGPGNATTFLSQTLTQMAIGQFDLGPAAAFSLVYFLIILLVSWLFYTAMTHSDANR from the coding sequence ATGAACAAAGTGCAGAACAACAAGGCCTGGTGGCTGGTATTACCGGTGTTCCTGCTGGTGGCCTTCAGTGCGGTGATCCCGATGATGACCGTGGTCAACTACTCGGTGCAGGACATCTTCGACCAGTCCAGCCGCTACTTCGTCGGTGCCGACTGGTACCGCCAGGTGCTGCTCGATCCACGCCTGCACGATTCGCTGCTGCGCCAGTTCATCTATTCGGCCTGCGTGCTGCTGATCGAAATCCCCTTAGGGATAGCCATTGCCCTGACCATGCCGAGCAAGGGGCGCTGGTCGTCGGTGGTGCTGATCATCCTCGCCATTCCATTGCTGATCCCGTGGAACGTGGTGGGCACCATCTGGCAGATCTTCGGCCGCGCCGACATCGGCCTGATGGGCTCGGCGCTGAATGCCCTGGGCATCGATTACAACTACGCGGCCAACACCATGGATGCCTGGGTCACAGTGTTGGTGATGGACGTGTGGCACTGGACCTCGCTGGTGGCGCTGCTCTGCTACTCGGGGCTGCGAGCAATTCCGGACGTGTACTACCAGGCCGCGCGCATCGACCGCGCGTCGAACTGGGCGGTGTTCCGGCATATCCAGTTGCCGAAGATGAAAAGCGTGCTGCTGATCGCGGTGATGCTGCGTTTCATGGACAGCTTCATGATCTACACCGAGCCGTTCGTGCTCACCGGCGGCGGGCCGGGCAACGCCACCACCTTCCTCAGCCAGACCCTGACCCAGATGGCGATCGGTCAGTTCGACCTGGGCCCGGCCGCGGCGTTCTCCCTGGTGTACTTCCTGATCATCCTGCTGGTGTCCTGGCTGTTCTACACCGCCATGACCCACTCCGACGCCAATCGCTGA
- a CDS encoding ABC transporter ATP-binding protein produces MAEIRLHNLAHSYTSNPAGPEDYAIREMNHIWEQGGAYALLGPSGCGKSTLLNIISGLLSPSQGQVLFDTRVVNELTPEKRNIAQVFQFPVVYDTMTVFDNLAFPLRNQGLAEAKVHSKVQEIAEVLDLQALLNKKARNLSADEKQKVSMGRGLVRDDVSAILFDEPLTVIDPHLKWKLRRKLKQIHEQFNITMVYVTHDQLEASTFADKIAVMYGGQIVQFGTPRELFERPSHTFVGYFIGSPGMNLIEVRAEAGGVRFAGTHLALPEALQQRIAESDYQSLKVGIRPEFIHVWDEPYEEALQADVVHVEDLGTYKIMTLNLDGAVLKVRLAEDKPVPQGRACISFPAQWLMVYADEYLLEAHATNEVQP; encoded by the coding sequence ATGGCCGAGATCCGTTTGCACAACCTCGCCCACAGTTACACCAGCAACCCGGCCGGTCCCGAGGACTATGCGATCCGCGAGATGAACCACATCTGGGAGCAGGGCGGCGCCTATGCCTTGCTCGGGCCGTCGGGCTGCGGCAAGTCGACCTTGCTCAATATCATTTCCGGGCTGCTCAGCCCGTCCCAGGGACAGGTGCTGTTCGATACCCGGGTGGTCAACGAACTGACCCCGGAGAAGCGCAATATCGCCCAGGTTTTCCAGTTCCCGGTGGTCTACGACACCATGACGGTGTTCGACAACCTGGCCTTCCCGCTGCGCAACCAGGGCCTGGCCGAAGCCAAGGTGCACAGCAAGGTGCAGGAGATCGCCGAGGTCCTCGACCTGCAGGCGCTGCTGAACAAGAAGGCGCGCAACCTCAGCGCCGATGAAAAGCAGAAGGTTTCCATGGGCCGCGGCCTGGTGCGCGACGACGTGTCGGCGATCCTGTTCGACGAGCCGCTGACGGTGATCGACCCGCACCTGAAGTGGAAGCTGCGGCGCAAGCTCAAGCAGATCCACGAGCAGTTCAACATCACCATGGTCTACGTCACCCACGACCAGCTCGAAGCTTCGACCTTCGCCGACAAGATCGCGGTGATGTACGGCGGGCAGATCGTCCAGTTCGGTACCCCGCGGGAGCTGTTCGAGCGGCCGAGCCACACCTTTGTCGGCTACTTCATCGGCAGCCCGGGGATGAACCTGATCGAGGTCCGGGCAGAGGCCGGCGGTGTCAGGTTCGCCGGCACCCACCTGGCACTGCCCGAGGCCTTGCAGCAACGGATCGCCGAGAGCGATTACCAGAGCCTGAAAGTCGGCATCCGCCCGGAGTTCATCCATGTCTGGGACGAGCCTTACGAGGAGGCGCTGCAGGCTGATGTGGTCCATGTCGAGGACCTGGGCACCTACAAGATCATGACCCTGAACCTCGACGGCGCGGTGTTGAAAGTGCGGCTGGCCGAAGACAAGCCGGTGCCGCAGGGCAGGGCCTGCATCAGCTTTCCCGCGCAGTGGCTGATGGTCTACGCCGATGAGTACCTGCTGGAGGCCCACGCCACGAACGAGGTTCAGCCATGA
- the nuoN gene encoding NADH-quinone oxidoreductase subunit NuoN, translating to MDFTIQHFIALAPLLITSLTIIVVMLAIAWRRNHSQTFLLSVAGLNLALLSILPALKVTPLAVTPLLQIDQFACLYMALILVATLACVTLAHAYLGDGGTGYPGNREELYLLILMAAAGGLVLVSAQHLAGLFIGLELLSVPVYGLVAYAFFNKRSLEAGIKYMVLSAAGSAFLLFGMALLYAEAGSLSFNGIGQALAATGLPSPLAQLGLGMMLIGLAFKLSLVPFHLWTPDVYEGAPAPVAAFLATASKVAVFAVMVRLFQISPVASSGVLNTVLTLIAIASILFGNLLALTQSNLKRLLGYSSIAHFGYLLIALVASKGLAMEAIGVYLVTYVITSLGAFGVITLMSSPYKGRDADALYEYRGLFWRRPYLTAVLTVMMLSLAGIPLTAGFIGKFYIIATGVEAHQWWLVGSLVLGSAIGVFYYLRVMVTLYLIEPNLRRVDAQLHWEQKAGGVMLLAIAVLAFFLGVYPQPLLILVQQSGLAG from the coding sequence ATGGACTTTACGATTCAACACTTTATCGCGCTTGCGCCGCTGTTGATCACCAGCCTCACCATCATTGTGGTGATGCTGGCTATCGCCTGGCGTCGCAACCATTCGCAAACCTTCCTGCTGTCGGTCGCCGGTCTGAACCTGGCGTTGCTGTCGATCCTGCCGGCCCTGAAAGTCACCCCTCTGGCGGTGACTCCATTGCTGCAGATCGACCAGTTCGCCTGCCTGTACATGGCGCTGATCCTGGTAGCCACCCTGGCCTGCGTCACCCTCGCCCACGCCTACCTGGGCGACGGCGGCACCGGTTACCCGGGCAACCGCGAAGAACTGTACCTGCTGATCCTGATGGCCGCCGCCGGTGGCCTGGTGCTGGTCAGCGCACAGCACCTGGCCGGCCTGTTCATCGGCCTGGAGCTGCTCTCGGTACCGGTCTACGGCCTGGTGGCTTATGCCTTCTTCAACAAGCGTTCTCTGGAAGCCGGCATCAAGTACATGGTGCTGTCGGCCGCCGGTTCCGCGTTCCTGCTGTTCGGCATGGCCCTGCTCTACGCCGAAGCCGGCAGCCTGAGCTTCAACGGCATCGGTCAGGCCCTGGCCGCGACCGGCCTTCCTAGCCCGCTGGCCCAACTGGGCCTGGGCATGATGCTGATCGGCCTGGCGTTCAAGCTGTCGCTGGTACCCTTCCACCTGTGGACCCCGGACGTCTACGAAGGGGCTCCGGCGCCTGTGGCGGCCTTCCTGGCCACCGCGAGCAAGGTGGCGGTGTTCGCGGTGATGGTGCGTCTGTTCCAGATCTCGCCGGTGGCCAGCAGCGGTGTCCTGAACACCGTGCTGACCCTGATCGCGATTGCCTCGATCCTGTTCGGTAACCTGCTGGCGCTGACCCAGAGCAACCTCAAGCGTCTGCTGGGTTACTCGTCCATCGCTCACTTCGGTTACCTGCTGATCGCCCTGGTGGCGAGCAAGGGCCTGGCGATGGAGGCCATCGGCGTCTACCTGGTCACCTACGTGATCACCAGCCTCGGCGCCTTCGGCGTGATCACCCTGATGTCCTCGCCTTACAAGGGTCGCGACGCGGATGCCCTGTACGAGTACCGTGGCCTGTTCTGGCGTCGTCCGTACCTGACCGCCGTACTGACCGTGATGATGCTGTCCCTGGCCGGTATCCCGCTGACCGCGGGCTTCATCGGCAAGTTCTACATCATCGCCACCGGTGTCGAAGCGCACCAATGGTGGCTGGTCGGTTCCCTGGTCCTGGGCAGTGCCATCGGCGTGTTCTACTACCTGCGCGTCATGGTCACCCTGTACCTGATCGAGCCGAACCTGCGCCGCGTCGACGCCCAGCTGCACTGGGAACAGAAAGCCGGCGGCGTGATGCTGCTGGCCATCGCGGTCCTGGCGTTCTTCCTCGGCGTCTACCCACAACCGCTGCTGATCCTGGTTCAGCAATCCGGTCTGGCGGGCTGA
- the nuoM gene encoding NADH-quinone oxidoreductase subunit M codes for MILPWLILIPFIGGLLCWMGERFGATLPRWIALITMSLLLSLGLWLWAHGDYSLAPAPGADPTWTLEFKHVWIERFGINVHLALDGLSLLMILLTGLLGVLSVLCSWKEIQRHVGFFHLNLMWILGGVVGVFLALDLFMFFFFWEMMLVPMYFLIALWGHSSSDGKKTRIYAATKFFIFTQASGLIMLVAILGLVLVNFNDTGVITFNYADLLKTKMSTTTEYVLMLGFFIAFAVKLPVVPFHSWLPDAHAQAPTAGSVDLAGILLKTAAYGLLRFALPLFPNASAEFAPIAMTLGLIGIFYGAFLAFAQTDIKRLVAFSSVSHMGFVLIGIYSGSQLALQGAVIQMLAHGLSAAALFILCGQLYERTHTRDMREMGGLWSKIAYLPAISLFFAAASLGLPATGNFVGEFLILVGTFASAPWVSVLATSGLVFGSVYSLIMIHRAYFGPAKSDAVLHGMDARELIMVTGLAALLIYIGVYPQPFLDTSAATMSGVQQWLGTAFTQLASAR; via the coding sequence ATGATTCTGCCTTGGCTAATCCTGATCCCCTTCATCGGCGGCCTGCTGTGCTGGATGGGTGAGCGCTTCGGCGCCACCCTCCCCCGCTGGATTGCGCTGATCACCATGTCCCTGTTGCTCAGCCTCGGCCTCTGGCTGTGGGCCCACGGCGACTACTCACTCGCTCCGGCGCCTGGCGCCGATCCAACCTGGACCCTGGAGTTCAAGCACGTCTGGATCGAGCGCTTCGGCATCAACGTGCACCTGGCCCTCGACGGCCTGTCGCTGTTGATGATCCTGCTGACCGGTCTTTTGGGCGTGCTTTCTGTCCTCTGCTCCTGGAAAGAGATCCAGCGTCACGTGGGCTTCTTCCACCTGAACCTGATGTGGATCCTGGGCGGTGTCGTCGGCGTGTTCCTCGCCCTCGACCTGTTCATGTTCTTCTTCTTCTGGGAAATGATGCTGGTGCCGATGTACTTCCTCATCGCGCTCTGGGGTCACAGTTCTTCGGACGGCAAGAAAACCCGGATCTACGCCGCGACCAAGTTCTTCATCTTCACTCAGGCTTCCGGCCTGATCATGCTGGTGGCGATCCTCGGTCTGGTGCTGGTCAACTTCAACGACACCGGCGTGATTACCTTCAACTACGCCGACCTGTTGAAGACCAAGATGTCGACCACTACCGAGTACGTGCTGATGCTCGGCTTCTTCATCGCCTTCGCGGTGAAGCTGCCAGTGGTGCCGTTCCACTCCTGGCTGCCTGATGCCCACGCCCAGGCACCGACCGCGGGTTCCGTGGACCTGGCGGGGATCCTGCTGAAGACCGCGGCCTACGGCCTGCTGCGCTTCGCCCTGCCGCTGTTCCCGAATGCCTCGGCCGAGTTCGCGCCGATCGCCATGACCCTGGGTCTGATCGGGATCTTCTACGGTGCCTTCCTGGCTTTTGCCCAGACCGACATCAAGCGCCTGGTGGCATTCTCCAGCGTTTCGCACATGGGCTTCGTGCTGATCGGCATCTACTCCGGCAGCCAACTGGCCCTGCAGGGCGCGGTGATCCAGATGCTGGCTCACGGTCTGTCGGCGGCGGCACTCTTTATCCTGTGCGGCCAGTTGTACGAACGCACCCACACCCGCGACATGCGTGAAATGGGTGGCCTGTGGTCGAAGATCGCCTACCTGCCGGCCATCAGCCTGTTCTTCGCCGCGGCCTCGCTGGGCTTGCCGGCGACCGGTAACTTCGTCGGCGAGTTCCTGATCCTAGTCGGTACCTTCGCCAGCGCGCCATGGGTTTCCGTGCTCGCGACGTCCGGCCTGGTATTCGGTTCGGTCTACTCGCTGATCATGATTCACCGTGCCTACTTCGGCCCGGCCAAATCGGACGCAGTACTGCACGGCATGGATGCTCGCGAACTGATCATGGTGACTGGACTGGCGGCACTGCTGATTTACATCGGCGTCTACCCGCAACCGTTCCTCGATACCTCTGCCGCTACGATGAGTGGCGTGCAGCAGTGGCTCGGTACCGCCTTCACTCAACTCGCTTCGGCCCGGTAA
- a CDS encoding DUF2160 domain-containing protein, producing the protein MEWMNWTAPTAAFFGVIALILLGMTSWELHSPSIPRRGFLPIATTRGDRLFIGLLGSAYLHLLVIGVTDWSIWVAFGLSLVWLLAVMRWG; encoded by the coding sequence ATGGAATGGATGAACTGGACCGCCCCGACGGCGGCATTCTTCGGTGTCATTGCCCTGATCCTGCTGGGCATGACCAGCTGGGAATTACATTCGCCGAGCATCCCTCGGCGCGGCTTCCTGCCGATTGCCACCACCCGTGGCGATCGTCTGTTTATCGGTCTTCTCGGCAGCGCCTACCTGCATCTGCTGGTAATCGGCGTCACCGACTGGAGCATCTGGGTGGCGTTCGGGCTGTCCCTGGTGTGGCTGTTGGCTGTGATGCGTTGGGGCTAG
- a CDS encoding type II toxin-antitoxin system RelE/ParE family toxin — MDALFIELPPFQRYRQDYLDDELFRSLQLELLKAPEAGDLIEGTGGLRKIRFVDERRHKGKRGGIRVIYYWWSGSAQFWLFTLYAKNEQNDLTPHQKKLLKQLLNREVEARTHHET, encoded by the coding sequence ATGGACGCACTTTTCATTGAGTTACCCCCGTTCCAACGCTATCGACAGGACTATCTGGACGACGAGCTTTTTCGTAGTTTGCAGCTTGAATTGCTGAAAGCCCCCGAAGCTGGAGATCTCATCGAGGGAACCGGTGGCTTGCGCAAGATCCGCTTTGTCGATGAGCGACGGCACAAGGGCAAACGCGGCGGGATCCGGGTGATTTATTACTGGTGGTCCGGAAGCGCCCAATTCTGGCTCTTCACCCTTTACGCAAAGAACGAGCAGAACGACCTGACACCCCATCAGAAAAAACTGCTCAAGCAACTGCTGAACAGAGAAGTCGAGGCGAGAACCCATCATGAAACGTGA
- a CDS encoding carbohydrate ABC transporter permease, with product MTKRKLIPLLIYILFLLVPIYWLLNMSFKSNNEILGSLTLWPQDFTWHNYKVIFTDPSWYTGYLNSLYYVSLNTVISLSVALPAAYAFSRYRFLGDKHLFFWLLTNRMAPPAVFLLPFFQLYSSIGLFDTHIAVALAHCLFNVPLAVWILEGFMSGVPKEIDETAYIDGYSFPKFFVKIFVPLIGSGIGVTAFFCFMFSWVELLLARTLTSVNAKPIAAVMTRTVSASGIDWGVLAAAGVLTILPGMLVIWFVRNHVAKGFALGRV from the coding sequence ATGACCAAGCGCAAGCTGATACCGCTGCTGATCTACATCCTGTTCCTGCTGGTGCCGATCTACTGGTTGCTGAACATGTCGTTCAAGAGCAATAACGAGATCCTCGGCAGCCTGACCCTGTGGCCCCAGGATTTCACCTGGCACAACTACAAGGTGATCTTCACCGACCCCAGCTGGTACACCGGCTACCTCAACTCGCTGTATTACGTCAGCCTGAACACGGTGATTTCCCTGAGCGTGGCGCTGCCGGCGGCCTATGCGTTCTCGCGCTACCGCTTCCTCGGCGACAAGCACCTGTTCTTCTGGCTGCTGACCAACCGCATGGCGCCGCCGGCGGTGTTCCTGCTGCCGTTCTTCCAGCTGTATTCGTCCATTGGCCTGTTCGATACGCACATAGCCGTGGCCCTGGCCCACTGCCTGTTCAACGTGCCGCTGGCGGTGTGGATTCTCGAAGGTTTCATGTCCGGGGTGCCGAAGGAAATCGACGAGACCGCCTACATCGACGGCTACAGCTTTCCCAAGTTCTTCGTGAAGATCTTCGTCCCGCTGATCGGCTCGGGGATCGGCGTGACGGCGTTCTTTTGCTTCATGTTTTCCTGGGTCGAGCTGCTGCTGGCGCGGACCCTGACTTCGGTGAACGCCAAGCCGATCGCCGCGGTGATGACCCGCACCGTGTCCGCCTCCGGTATCGACTGGGGCGTGCTGGCGGCCGCCGGGGTGCTGACCATTCTGCCGGGCATGCTGGTGATCTGGTTTGTTCGCAACCATGTGGCCAAGGGCTTCGCCCTGGGCCGGGTATGA